A window from Oncorhynchus mykiss isolate Arlee chromosome 9, USDA_OmykA_1.1, whole genome shotgun sequence encodes these proteins:
- the rbm4b gene encoding RNA-binding protein 4B (The RefSeq protein has 2 substitutions compared to this genomic sequence): MVKIFIGNVPRGADKDEIQALFSQYGAVTVCAIVKNFAFVHMDDRKSATKAIRSLHLYKLHGTAINVEASRGKNQGAVKLHVTNVEKGNDDELRTLFEEYGTVSECAIVKNFAFVHMDNSDEALDAIKGLDNIEFQGKRIHVQISKSRPRFKYFKICVLVTAVVS; this comes from the exons ATGGTCAAGATCTTCATTGGGAATGTCCCTCGGGAGGCAGACAAGGATGAAATCCAGGCACTCTTCTCACAGTACGGTGCCGTCACAGAATGTGCCATCGTCAAGAATTTTGCTTTCGTCCACATGGATGACCGTAAGTCTGCCACCAAAGCCATCCGCAGCCTGCACCTCTACAAGTTGCATGGCACGGCGATAAACGTTGAGGCTAGTCGCGGGAAGAATCAGGGAGCCGTCAAACTCCACGTGACAAACGTGGAGAAAGGCAACGATGATGAGCTCCGCACTTTGTTCGAGGAGTACGGCACAGTCTCTGAATGTGCTATTGTCAAAAACTTTGCGTTTGTGCACATGGACAACTCCGACGAGGCTTTGGATGCCATCAAGGGATTAGACAACATTGAATTCCAGg GGAAACGTATCCATGTTCAGATATCAAAGAGCCGTCCCAG GTTTAAATATTTCAAGATCTGCGTCCTCGTCACCGCCGTCGTCTCCTGA
- the rbm4b gene encoding RNA-binding protein 4B isoform X1 — MVKIFIGNVPREADKDEIQALFSQYGAVTECAIVKNFAFVHMDDRKSATKAIRSLHLYKLHGTAINVEASRGKNQGAVKLHVTNVEKGNDDELRTLFEEYGTVSECAIVKNFAFVHMDNSDEALDAIKGLDNIEFQGKRIHVQISKSRPRYEEEEDYPPPQRGGYWPPRGYPGERHDPPPPSYLRGRHPPPHHGYPAPPPPPPPPRRAPYPERAYERERESYAVVDYYEKYRARPAAYGIMSYDERRVGSLPPPPPPPSSMVRERFMASGLDPYERRPLPPPPSAYYTRDRSPIRRAPPPPMPPAGNGYSYERSRLSPVSRPAMYNLPRTRDPYADRLPPPPPARYY; from the exons ATGGTCAAGATCTTCATTGGGAATGTCCCTCGGGAGGCAGACAAGGATGAAATCCAGGCACTCTTCTCACAGTACGGTGCCGTCACAGAATGTGCCATCGTCAAGAATTTTGCTTTCGTCCACATGGATGACCGTAAGTCTGCCACCAAAGCCATCCGCAGCCTGCACCTCTACAAGTTGCATGGCACGGCGATAAACGTTGAGGCTAGTCGCGGGAAGAATCAGGGAGCCGTCAAACTCCACGTGACAAACGTGGAGAAAGGCAACGATGATGAGCTCCGCACTTTGTTCGAGGAGTACGGCACAGTCTCTGAATGTGCTATTGTCAAAAACTTTGCGTTTGTGCACATGGACAACTCCGACGAGGCTTTGGATGCCATCAAGGGATTAGACAACATTGAATTCCAGg GGAAACGTATCCATGTTCAGATATCAAAGAGCCGTCCCAGGTATGAGGAGGAAGAAGACTACCCCCCACCTCAAAGGGGGGGATACTGGCCCCCTCGTGGCTACCCCGGGGAGAGGCATGATCCTCCACCCCCTAGCTATCTAAGAGGTCGTCACCCACCCCCTCATCACGGGTACCCTgccccccctccaccaccccctccCCCTAGACGAGCCCCTTACCCAGAGCGTGCTTATGAGCGCGAGAGGGAGAGCTATGCCGTGGTGGATTACTATGAGAAATACAGGGCTCGCCCTGCCGCTTATGGCATAATGTCCTATGATGAGAGGCGTGTAGGCTCcttaccccctcctcccccacccccctcttccATGGTCAGGGAGCGTTTCATGGCCTCTGGCCTCGATCCATATGAGCGtcgccccctccctcctcccccgtcTGCGTACTACACCAGGGACCGCAGTCCCATTCGGAGGGCCCCTCCTCCCCCCATGCCCCCCGCCGGTAACGGTTACTCCTATGAGCGTTCCCGACTCTCTCCCGTCTCTCGGCCCGCGATGTACAACCTACCACGTACCAGAGACCCCTACGCCGACAGGTTGCCGCCGCCGCCACCGGCCCGCTATTACTAA